In Pantoea cypripedii, the following proteins share a genomic window:
- the iscR gene encoding Fe-S cluster assembly transcriptional regulator IscR — protein MRLTSKGRYAVTAMLDVALHSHEGPVPLADISERQGISLSYLEQLFSRLRKHGLVASVRGPGGGYLLGKDAGAIAVGAVITAVDESVDATKCQGKEGCQGGERCLTHVLWRDLSERISEFLNNITLAELVNNQEILDVADRQNAIDNRRFQNHRVQETINVNLRA, from the coding sequence ATGAGACTGACATCCAAAGGACGTTATGCCGTTACCGCTATGCTGGACGTTGCCCTGCACTCGCACGAGGGGCCGGTGCCGCTGGCTGATATTTCTGAGCGTCAGGGCATTTCGTTGTCCTATCTGGAACAGTTATTCTCGCGTCTGCGTAAACATGGTCTGGTTGCCAGCGTGCGTGGTCCGGGCGGCGGTTATCTGTTAGGTAAAGATGCTGGCGCGATTGCCGTTGGCGCGGTGATCACTGCGGTTGACGAATCCGTTGATGCCACTAAATGCCAGGGTAAAGAAGGTTGCCAGGGCGGTGAACGTTGCCTGACTCACGTGCTGTGGCGTGACCTGAGTGAACGCATCAGCGAATTCCTCAACAACATCACGCTGGCGGAATTGGTTAACAATCAGGAAATTCTTGATGTGGCCGATCGTCAGAATGCGATCGACAATCGTCGCTTCCAGAATCACCGCGTGCAGGAAACCATCAACGTTAATCTGCGTGCCTGA
- the trmJ gene encoding tRNA (cytosine(32)/uridine(32)-2'-O)-methyltransferase TrmJ — translation MLQNIRIVLVETSHTGNMGSVARAMKTMGLSNLYLVNPLVKPDSQAISLAAGASDVIGNAQIVDTLDEAIAGCSLVVGTSARSRSLPWPMLDSRECGIKSVEEGQQAPVALVFGRERVGLTNEELQKCHYHVAIQANPEYSSLNLAMAVQIIAYEVRMAWLEEQEKATPKPQFEESPYPLVDDLERFYQHMEQMMLNSGFIREGNPGQVMSKLRRLYTRARPERDELNILRGMLASFEKRKGSEGNS, via the coding sequence ATGCTGCAAAATATCCGAATTGTACTGGTTGAAACCTCCCACACCGGCAACATGGGCTCGGTGGCCCGTGCCATGAAAACCATGGGCCTGAGTAACCTTTACCTGGTCAACCCGCTGGTGAAGCCTGATTCTCAGGCGATCTCACTGGCTGCGGGTGCCAGCGACGTGATTGGCAATGCGCAAATTGTCGATACGCTGGATGAAGCCATCGCAGGTTGTAGCTTGGTGGTTGGCACCAGCGCACGTTCACGTTCGCTGCCGTGGCCAATGCTGGATTCGCGTGAATGCGGCATCAAAAGCGTCGAAGAGGGCCAGCAGGCACCGGTTGCGCTGGTGTTTGGGCGTGAGCGCGTTGGGCTGACCAACGAAGAACTGCAAAAGTGTCATTATCACGTGGCGATTCAGGCTAACCCGGAATACAGCTCGCTGAATTTGGCGATGGCGGTGCAGATCATTGCCTATGAAGTGCGCATGGCCTGGCTGGAAGAGCAGGAGAAGGCCACACCGAAGCCGCAGTTTGAAGAATCCCCTTATCCACTGGTGGATGATCTGGAACGCTTCTACCAGCACATGGAACAGATGATGCTGAACAGCGGCTTTATCCGTGAAGGCAATCCCGGCCAGGTGATGAGCAAGCTGCGTCGTCTTTATACCCGTGCACGCCCGGAGCGTGATGAACTGAATATTCTGCGCGGCATGCTGGCGTCGTTCGAAAAACGTAAAGGTAGTGAGGGTAATAGTTGA
- a CDS encoding IscS subfamily cysteine desulfurase: MKLPIYLDYAATTPADPRVATRMMQFLTLDGTFGNPASRSHRFGWQAEEAVDVARNQVAELVNADPREIVFTSGATEADNLAIKGAALSHQARGKHIITSQTEHKAVLDSCHQLEREGFEVTYLQPGHDGIVTPEMLAAALRADTVLVSLMHVNNETGVIQDIAALGALCREHDILFHVDATQSVGKLPIDVSTLPVDLMSFSAHKIYGPKGIGALWVRRKPRLLIDAQMHGGGHERGMRSGTLPVHQIVGMGEAYRIAREEMSTEVARLATLRQRLWQGISALSDVTLNGSLQQGAPNILNISFAHVEGESLIMALKDLALSSGSACTSASLEPSYVLRAMGVEQELAHSSLRFSLGRFTTEEEIDYAIELVNKAVTRLRALMPAANTR; this comes from the coding sequence ATGAAATTACCGATCTACCTGGATTACGCGGCCACCACGCCAGCGGATCCGCGTGTTGCCACCAGAATGATGCAGTTCCTCACCCTGGATGGCACGTTCGGTAACCCCGCTTCCCGTTCTCACCGTTTTGGCTGGCAGGCTGAAGAAGCTGTCGATGTTGCTCGCAACCAGGTTGCCGAGCTGGTTAATGCCGATCCGCGTGAAATCGTTTTTACCTCCGGTGCCACTGAAGCTGACAACCTTGCGATCAAAGGTGCCGCTCTGTCGCATCAGGCACGCGGCAAACATATCATCACCAGTCAGACCGAACATAAAGCGGTGCTCGATAGCTGTCATCAGTTGGAGCGCGAAGGCTTTGAGGTCACCTATCTGCAACCCGGTCACGATGGCATCGTCACGCCTGAGATGCTGGCTGCGGCGTTGCGTGCTGACACCGTTCTGGTCTCGCTGATGCATGTTAACAATGAAACCGGTGTAATTCAGGATATCGCTGCACTCGGTGCCTTGTGCCGTGAGCACGACATTCTGTTTCACGTTGATGCGACGCAAAGCGTCGGCAAACTGCCGATTGATGTCAGCACGCTGCCGGTGGATTTGATGTCTTTCTCCGCGCACAAAATTTACGGTCCGAAAGGCATCGGCGCGCTTTGGGTACGCCGTAAACCGCGTCTGCTGATTGATGCGCAGATGCATGGCGGTGGTCACGAGCGCGGCATGCGATCTGGTACCTTGCCGGTACATCAGATTGTCGGCATGGGCGAGGCCTATCGTATCGCGCGGGAAGAGATGAGCACGGAAGTTGCACGCCTGGCGACGTTACGCCAGCGTTTGTGGCAGGGCATCAGCGCACTCAGCGATGTGACGCTGAACGGTTCCCTGCAGCAGGGCGCACCCAATATCCTCAATATCAGTTTTGCCCACGTTGAAGGTGAATCGCTGATTATGGCGCTGAAAGATCTGGCGCTTTCGTCCGGTTCTGCCTGTACCTCGGCCAGCCTCGAACCCTCTTATGTGCTGCGCGCCATGGGCGTTGAGCAGGAGCTGGCACACAGCTCGCTGCGTTTTTCGCTCGGACGCTTTACCACCGAAGAGGAAATTGATTACGCCATCGAGCTGGTCAACAAAGCGGTAACCCGTCTGCGGGCGTTGATGCCTGCGGCCAATACCCGCTAA
- the suhB gene encoding inositol-1-monophosphatase, whose amino-acid sequence MHPMLNIAVRAARKAGNLIAKNYETPDAVEASQKGSNDFVTNVDRDAERLIVEVIRKSYPQHTIITEESGELAGDDQDIQWVIDPLDGTTNFIKRLPHFSVSIAVRIKGRTEVAVVYDPMRNELFTAVRGQGAQLNGYRLRGSTARDLDGTILATGFPFKLKQHAQTYINLVGKLFTQCADFRRTGSAALDLAYVAAGRVDGYFEIGLKPWDFAAGELLVREAGGLVTDFTGGHGYLMSGNIVAGNPRVVKALLSNMREELSEALKR is encoded by the coding sequence ATGCATCCGATGCTCAACATCGCCGTGCGCGCTGCGCGCAAGGCCGGAAATTTAATTGCAAAAAATTATGAAACCCCGGACGCTGTCGAAGCCAGCCAGAAAGGCAGCAACGATTTCGTCACCAATGTTGACCGCGACGCAGAACGTCTGATTGTCGAAGTGATTCGCAAGTCATACCCGCAACACACCATCATCACCGAAGAAAGCGGTGAACTGGCGGGCGACGATCAGGACATTCAATGGGTAATCGATCCTCTGGATGGCACCACCAACTTTATCAAACGCCTCCCCCACTTCTCAGTTTCTATCGCTGTGCGCATCAAAGGCCGCACCGAAGTTGCTGTGGTTTACGATCCAATGCGCAACGAACTGTTCACCGCCGTACGTGGTCAGGGCGCGCAGCTGAACGGTTACCGCCTGCGCGGCAGCACCGCTCGCGATCTGGATGGCACCATTCTGGCGACGGGTTTCCCGTTCAAACTGAAACAGCATGCCCAAACCTACATCAATCTGGTGGGTAAACTGTTCACCCAGTGCGCTGACTTCCGTCGTACCGGTTCTGCCGCACTGGACCTGGCTTACGTAGCCGCAGGCCGTGTTGATGGCTACTTCGAAATTGGCCTGAAGCCGTGGGATTTCGCTGCCGGTGAACTGCTGGTACGTGAAGCGGGCGGTCTGGTGACTGACTTCACTGGCGGCCATGGCTATCTGATGTCCGGTAACATCGTGGCCGGTAACCCGCGCGTCGTGAAAGCACTGCTTTCCAACATGCGTGAAGAACTGAGCGAAGCCCTCAAGCGCTAA